The following coding sequences are from one Anguilla anguilla isolate fAngAng1 chromosome 12, fAngAng1.pri, whole genome shotgun sequence window:
- the LOC118210106 gene encoding uncharacterized protein LOC118210106, with the protein MHAGRRRHGAKVTQRGGDPDGVVPSRVEGEERAELGAGHALEEGRGGPGERASVLSRLRGRRGSGEKSEVLVRGARRGAVPERSSRGGGGGGEHVVGRGASAVRAPGVSPEEGSSADPQYLDRLAGGSIEPAGQAKCDSQEGSQGHGVRVQRSNRGRRRRTGRAPKRGQRGGDPRHREAEPRWAGPQWAGPCQAGLYCAECGWELLPQAEGAVHSTVCEGELASRLRGGCPGTSAGAHPCSCTSLPQALPSESAALLVVEGAAALQALRCSTQAHRESGVALGSPLYNAVWNPEHGSVSRLLRCKACPASGPPVALAVEIHYPREPARDQIWLAPSAVRFCAKMWTLGLVQ; encoded by the exons atgcatgctgggaggagGAGGCATGGCGCCAAGGTCACCCAGAGAGGCGGAGACCCGGACGGAGTCGTCCCGAGCCGcgtggagggagaggaaagggcGGAGCTTGGAGCCGGCCACGCCCTCGAAGAGGGCAGGGGTGGGCCGGGGGAGCGGGCCTCCGTCCTGTCCCGGCTCAGGGGTCGGAGGGGGTCGGGTGAGAAATCGGAGGTCCTGGTGAGGGGAGCACGGAGGGGAGCTGTTCCAGAACGTTCCTCCCGCGGAggcggcgggggtggggagCACGTGGTGGGGCGTGGTGCCAGCGCAGTGCGTGCCCCTGGGGTCAGCCCAGAGGAAGGGAGCAGCGCTGACCCGCAGTACCTGGACAGGCTGGCAGGGGGCAGTATTGAGCCTGCAGGGCAGGCCAAGTGTGACAGTCAGGAGGGCTCACAGGGACACG GGGTCAGAGTTCAGCGGTCCAAccgagggaggaggaggaggacaggtaGAGCCCCTAAGAGGGGACAG AGAGGCGGAGACCCGAGACACCGGGAGGCGGAGCctcggtgggcggggcctcagtgggcggggccttgtCAGGCAGGGCTGTATTGTGCAGAGTGTGGCTGGGAGCTGCTGCCCCAGGCTGAAG GTGCGGtgcacagcactgtgtgtgagggagagctGGCCTCCCGGCTGAGGGGCGGGTGTCCCGGGACCAGCGCGGGCGCGCACCCCTGCTCCTGCACGTCTCTGCCTCAGGCCCTCCCCAGTGagagcgccgccctgctggtggTGGAGGGCGCTGCAGCGCTGCAGGCCTTGCGCTGCTCCACGCAGGCCCACAGGGAGTCAG GTGTGGCGTTGGGGTCGCCCCTGTACAACGCCGTGTGGAACCCGGAGCACGGTTCGGTCAGCCGGCTGCTGCGGTGCAAAGCCTGCCCCGCCTCCGGCCCCCCCGTCGCCCTGGCTGTGGAGATACACTACCCCCGAGAGCCTGCCAGAGACCag
- the brip1 gene encoding Fanconi anemia group J protein isoform X2: MAAPSVEYTIGGVKIGFPCKAYPSQLAMMNSIVRGLNHGQHCLLESPTGSGKSLALLCSALAWQQAQHAKAQEDASPKEAGKKPDMTTPCQCTCHATPPRIPSVPEPRPPVVDLTTPDKKEGGAAADAPPEEYTPRRSSLASRLAQKVQASLAAEDDDDFLPDRKRVRTPAADQKGRKLRCLERGVVYLDDESGGESPLPRPRTWGVELSGQAQTGAAPPPSPCSSPAACSLCPCAACPAGRKAPEKGKDQETEGGATKKKKSVPKIFFGTRTHKQITQVARELKRTLYSGAPMTILSSRDHTCVNPEVTARPNRNEHCKELLDGKNGQTCRFYHSVHKMQDQNTLQWVHGLHQAWDIEELVRLGGRLRACAYYAARELMQDASIVFCPYNYLLDPLIRESMEINLKGQVVVLDEAHNIEDCARESASYTVEEGQLLAARDDIDAMVTYNVRPAHHQPLRAFCCSLLNWVQDSCSALQEREYESSCKVWTGTEVLGIFHGLGITPATFPMLQKHLVAVLEKEERVGVVNGREDTVQVPTISSPTQAVLKSLFMVLEFLFRNNCKFAEDYRVALQQTYAWTTQPDLPDAHGFFARPQRRRRSNRTKTLVHTLSFWCLNPAVAFSDLTDSVHTIVLTSGTLSPMGSFSSELGVHFSIQLEASHVINRSQVWVGTVGAGPQGRKLCATFQHAETFAFQDEVGALLLRVCQTVGHGVLCFLPSYKMLDKLRDRWTNTGLWEKMEERKTVITEPRGGAKGDFDELLQTYYSAIRSPGDREGALLIAVCRGKVSEGLDFTDDNARAVVTIGIPFPNIKDLQVELKMKYNDQHCKARGLLPGGRWYEIQAYRALNQALGRCIRHKNDWGALMLVDDRFRCNPNKYITGLSKWVRQLVQHHNTFSDAIQSLASFSQCQQGAAASQAKGPGPEPCSAPLPPPSSCPAVCPPPQLEQRAPPTAVAPPTGRQTSGDPAASDDGHARERRRAPRPARRGGASEGGARARAPPSSPRPVHPFFTSTPVCTPFRTPLFRAGAGPDCGRGGAPRPRDSGTDRAGGARGGSPTADRDRGGDCGGQEGAGPDPSCADLGLSPVRAPPCGQPQTDTSAVTVLDEEEDEDQSVCFTPEMFEDEEEEEEEVAGDKEEDRPPPPNQVRPGAEPDPPGLSLPLSDGAVRALSEDLFGGGPATPPAVADAVAAVSVAAVSGQAGVRDSSGQEAPTQQPGREANRRTHRLSRSRQKGVPPSAGKLTSYFPSLSPASPSHVIHIED, from the exons ATGGCTGCACCCTCAGTGGAGTACACTATTGGCGGGGTGAAGATCGGCTTCCCCTGCAAGGCGTACCCCTCCCAGCTGGCCATGATGAACTCT ATCGTGCGGGGCCTGAACCACGGGCAGCACTGTCTCCTGGAGAGCCCCACGGGCAGTGGCAAGAGCCTGGCCCTCCTCTGCTCAGCCCTGGCCTGGCAGCAAGCCCAGCACG CTAAAGCTCAGGAGGACGCCAGCCCCAAGGAGGCGGGCAAGAAGCCGGACATGACCACGCCCTGCCAGTGCACCTGCCACGCCACTCCTCCCAGAATTCCCAGCGTTCCCGAGCCGCGGCCGCCCGTCGTGGATCTCACAACCCCGGACAAAAAGGAGGGGGGCGCTGCCGCAG ACGCCCCTCCCGAGGAGTACACGCCCCGGAGAAGCTCCCTGGCGTCCCGCCTGGCCCAGAAGGTCCAGGCCTCGCTCGCCGCCGAGGATGACGACGACTTCCTGCCCGACAGGAAGCGCGTGCGCACCCCTGCCGCCGATCAGAAG ggCAGGAAGCTGAGGTGCTTGGAGAGGGGCGTGGTGTACCTGGACGACGAGTCTGGGGGCGAGAGCCCGCTCCCCCGGCCCCGAACCTGGGGCGTGGAGCTCAGCGGCCAGGCCCAGACAggggccgccccgcccccgtcacCCTGCTCT TCCCCTGCGGCCTGCTCGCTGTGCCCCTGCGCCGCCTGCCCGGCGGGGCGGAAGGCGCCGGAAAAGGGCAAGGACCAGGAGACGGAGGGCGGGGccacgaagaagaagaagagcgtCCCCAAAATCTTCTTCGGGACGCGAACCCACAAGCAGATCACGCAGGTGGCCCGGGAGCTGAAGCGCACGCTGTACTCCGGCGCGCCCATGACCATCCTGTCCAGCCGCGACCACACCTGCGTCAACCCCGAAGTGACCGCGCGCCCCAACCGCAACGAGCACTGCAAGGAGCTGCTGGACGGCAAGAAC GGCCAGACGTGCAGGTTCTACCACAGCGTGCATAAGATGCAGGACCAGAACACGCTGCAGTGGGTGCACGGGCTGCACCAGGCCTGGGACATCGAGGAGCTGGTGCGCCTGGGGGGGCGCCTGCGCGCCTGCGCCTACTACGCCGCCCGCGAACTCATGCAGGACGCCAGCATCGTCTTCTGCCCCTACAACTACCTGCTGGACCCGCTCATcagagagagc ATGGAGATCAACCTGAAGGGGCAGGTGGTGGTGCTGGACGAGGCCCACAACATCGAGGACTGCGCCCGCGAGAGCGCCAGCTACACCGTGGAGGAGGGCCAGCTGCTGGCCGCCCGCGACGACATCGACGCCATGGTTACCTACAACGTccgccccgcccaccaccaGCCGCTGCGCGCCTTCTGCTGCAGCCTGCTCAA CTGGGTGCAGGACAGCTGCAGTGCTCTGCAGGAGAGGGAGTATGAGAGCTCCTGTAAGGTGTGGACTGGGACAGAGGTGCTGGGGATCTTCCACGGCCTGGGAATCACACCTGCCACCTTCCCCATGCTGCAG AAGCACCTGGTGGCCGTGCTGGAGAAGGAGGAGCGGGTGGGTGTGGTTAACGGGCGGGAGGACACGGTGCAGGTCCCCACAATCAGCTCCCCAACGCAGGCTGTGCTCAAGAGCCTCTTCATGGTGCTGGAGTTTCTGTTCCGCAACAACTGCAA GTTTGCAGAGGACTACCGCGTGGCGCTGCAGCAGACCTACGCCTGGACCACGCAGCCGGACCTGCCGGACGCCCACGGCTTCTTCGCCCGCCCCCAGCGCCGTCGCCGCAGCAACCGCACCAAGACCCTGGTGCACACGCTCAGCTTCTGGTGCCTGAACCCTGCTGTG GCTTTCTCAGACCTGACTGACTCGGTCCACACCATTGTCCTGACCTCCGGCACGCTGTCCCCCATGGGGTCCTTCTCCTCCGAGCTGGGGGTCCACTTCTCCATCCAGCTGGAGGCCAGCCACGTCATCAACAGATCCCAG gtgtgggtggggacggtgggggcggggcctcagggCCGGAAGCTGTGCGCCACCTTCCAGCACGCGGAGACGTTCGCCTTCCAGGACGAGGtgggcgccctgctgctgcgcGTGTGCCAGACCGTGGGCCACGGGGTCCTCTGCTTCCTGCCGTCCTACAAG atgcTGGATAAACTGCGCGATCGCTGGACTAACACAGGCCTCTGGGAGAAGATGGAGGAGCGGAAGACTGTGATCACTGAGcccaggggcggggccaagggCGACTTCGACGAGCTGCTGCAGACCTACTACAGCGCCATCCGGAGTCCAGGGGACAGGG agggggcgctgctgATCGCTGTGTGCAGAGGGAAGGTCAGTGAGGGGCTGGACTTCACGGATGACAACGCCCGCGCCGTGGTGACCATCGGAATCCCCTTCCCCAACATCAAAGACCTGCAG gtggagctgaAGATGAAGTATAATGACCAGCACTGTAAGGCCCGGGGACTCCTGCCCGGCGGCCGCTGGTACGAGATCCAGGCCTACCGCGCCCTCAACCAGGCACTGGGCAG GTGTATCCGACACAAGAACGACTGGGGTGCTCTTATGCTGGTTGATGACCGCTTCAGGTGTAACCCCAACAAATACATTACAG GTCTGTCCAAGTGGGTGCGTCAGCTGGTGCAGCACCACAACACCTTCAGCGACGCCATCCAGTCGCTGGCGTCATTCTCGCagtgccagcagggggcagcggcGAGCCAGGCGAAAGGGCCCGGCCCTGAGCCCTGCTCCgctcccctgccccctccctcgaGCTGTCCTGCCGTGTGCCCGCCTCCCCAGCTCGAGCAACGGGCCCCCCCTACGGCAGTAGCCCCCCCCACGGGGAGACAAACCTCAG gtGACCCGGCGGCTTCGGACGACGGTCACGCACGCGAGCGACGCCGAGCGCCACGCCCGGCCCgcagggggggggcgagcgaggGCGGGGCTCGGGCCCGGGCCCCCCCCTCGTCGCCGCGGCCCGTCCACCCCTTCTTCACCTCCACGCCCGTCTGCACTCCCTTCAGGACGCCCCTGTTcagggccggggcggggccggactgcgggcggggcggggcccccCGCCCGAGGGACAGCGGGACGGATCGGGCgggaggggccaggggaggCAGCCCGACAGCAGACAGGGATAGGGGCGGGGACTGTGGGGggcaggaaggggcggggccagatcCATCGTGTGCAGACTTGGGTCTCTCTCCTGTGAGGGCTCCCCCTTGTGGCCAGCCCCAGACAGACACCAGCGCGGTGACCGTCCTCGAcgaagaggaggacgaggatCAGTCCGTGTGCTTCACGCCAGAGATGtttgaggatgaggaggaggaggaggaggaggtggcggGTGATAAAGAGGAGGATAGACCACCTCCACCCAACCAGGTTCGCCCCGGGGCAGAACCAGACCCCCCAGGCctgtctctgcccctctctgacGGGGCGGTCCGGGCGTTGTCCGAGGACCTCTTTGGGGGCGGGCCGGCCACTCCCCCGGCTGTTGCTGATGCGGTTGCCGCGGTATCTGTTGCCGCGGTATCGGGGCAGGCCGGCGTGAGGGATAGCTCGGGACAGGAAGCCCCCACGCAGCAGCCGGGCAGGGAGGCCAATCGCAGGACACACAGGCTCTCCAGGTCTAGACAGAAAGGTGTTCCCCCGTCCGCAGGTAAACTCACCTCttacttcccctctctctccccagccaGCCCCTCCCACGTCATCCACATAGAAGATTAG
- the brip1 gene encoding Fanconi anemia group J protein isoform X1: MAAPSVEYTIGGVKIGFPCKAYPSQLAMMNSIVRGLNHGQHCLLESPTGSGKSLALLCSALAWQQAQHAKAQEDASPKEAGKKPDMTTPCQCTCHATPPRIPSVPEPRPPVVDLTTPDKKEGGAAADAPPEEYTPRRSSLASRLAQKVQASLAAEDDDDFLPDRKRVRTPAADQKGRKLRCLERGVVYLDDESGGESPLPRPRTWGVELSGQAQTGAAPPPSPCSVSAVSPAAFKTSKSPAACSLCPCAACPAGRKAPEKGKDQETEGGATKKKKSVPKIFFGTRTHKQITQVARELKRTLYSGAPMTILSSRDHTCVNPEVTARPNRNEHCKELLDGKNGQTCRFYHSVHKMQDQNTLQWVHGLHQAWDIEELVRLGGRLRACAYYAARELMQDASIVFCPYNYLLDPLIRESMEINLKGQVVVLDEAHNIEDCARESASYTVEEGQLLAARDDIDAMVTYNVRPAHHQPLRAFCCSLLNWVQDSCSALQEREYESSCKVWTGTEVLGIFHGLGITPATFPMLQKHLVAVLEKEERVGVVNGREDTVQVPTISSPTQAVLKSLFMVLEFLFRNNCKFAEDYRVALQQTYAWTTQPDLPDAHGFFARPQRRRRSNRTKTLVHTLSFWCLNPAVAFSDLTDSVHTIVLTSGTLSPMGSFSSELGVHFSIQLEASHVINRSQVWVGTVGAGPQGRKLCATFQHAETFAFQDEVGALLLRVCQTVGHGVLCFLPSYKMLDKLRDRWTNTGLWEKMEERKTVITEPRGGAKGDFDELLQTYYSAIRSPGDREGALLIAVCRGKVSEGLDFTDDNARAVVTIGIPFPNIKDLQVELKMKYNDQHCKARGLLPGGRWYEIQAYRALNQALGRCIRHKNDWGALMLVDDRFRCNPNKYITGLSKWVRQLVQHHNTFSDAIQSLASFSQCQQGAAASQAKGPGPEPCSAPLPPPSSCPAVCPPPQLEQRAPPTAVAPPTGRQTSGDPAASDDGHARERRRAPRPARRGGASEGGARARAPPSSPRPVHPFFTSTPVCTPFRTPLFRAGAGPDCGRGGAPRPRDSGTDRAGGARGGSPTADRDRGGDCGGQEGAGPDPSCADLGLSPVRAPPCGQPQTDTSAVTVLDEEEDEDQSVCFTPEMFEDEEEEEEEVAGDKEEDRPPPPNQVRPGAEPDPPGLSLPLSDGAVRALSEDLFGGGPATPPAVADAVAAVSVAAVSGQAGVRDSSGQEAPTQQPGREANRRTHRLSRSRQKGVPPSAGKLTSYFPSLSPASPSHVIHIED, from the exons ATGGCTGCACCCTCAGTGGAGTACACTATTGGCGGGGTGAAGATCGGCTTCCCCTGCAAGGCGTACCCCTCCCAGCTGGCCATGATGAACTCT ATCGTGCGGGGCCTGAACCACGGGCAGCACTGTCTCCTGGAGAGCCCCACGGGCAGTGGCAAGAGCCTGGCCCTCCTCTGCTCAGCCCTGGCCTGGCAGCAAGCCCAGCACG CTAAAGCTCAGGAGGACGCCAGCCCCAAGGAGGCGGGCAAGAAGCCGGACATGACCACGCCCTGCCAGTGCACCTGCCACGCCACTCCTCCCAGAATTCCCAGCGTTCCCGAGCCGCGGCCGCCCGTCGTGGATCTCACAACCCCGGACAAAAAGGAGGGGGGCGCTGCCGCAG ACGCCCCTCCCGAGGAGTACACGCCCCGGAGAAGCTCCCTGGCGTCCCGCCTGGCCCAGAAGGTCCAGGCCTCGCTCGCCGCCGAGGATGACGACGACTTCCTGCCCGACAGGAAGCGCGTGCGCACCCCTGCCGCCGATCAGAAG ggCAGGAAGCTGAGGTGCTTGGAGAGGGGCGTGGTGTACCTGGACGACGAGTCTGGGGGCGAGAGCCCGCTCCCCCGGCCCCGAACCTGGGGCGTGGAGCTCAGCGGCCAGGCCCAGACAggggccgccccgcccccgtcacCCTGCTCTGTGAGTGCTGTTTCACCCGCAGCCTTTAAAACGAGCAAG TCCCCTGCGGCCTGCTCGCTGTGCCCCTGCGCCGCCTGCCCGGCGGGGCGGAAGGCGCCGGAAAAGGGCAAGGACCAGGAGACGGAGGGCGGGGccacgaagaagaagaagagcgtCCCCAAAATCTTCTTCGGGACGCGAACCCACAAGCAGATCACGCAGGTGGCCCGGGAGCTGAAGCGCACGCTGTACTCCGGCGCGCCCATGACCATCCTGTCCAGCCGCGACCACACCTGCGTCAACCCCGAAGTGACCGCGCGCCCCAACCGCAACGAGCACTGCAAGGAGCTGCTGGACGGCAAGAAC GGCCAGACGTGCAGGTTCTACCACAGCGTGCATAAGATGCAGGACCAGAACACGCTGCAGTGGGTGCACGGGCTGCACCAGGCCTGGGACATCGAGGAGCTGGTGCGCCTGGGGGGGCGCCTGCGCGCCTGCGCCTACTACGCCGCCCGCGAACTCATGCAGGACGCCAGCATCGTCTTCTGCCCCTACAACTACCTGCTGGACCCGCTCATcagagagagc ATGGAGATCAACCTGAAGGGGCAGGTGGTGGTGCTGGACGAGGCCCACAACATCGAGGACTGCGCCCGCGAGAGCGCCAGCTACACCGTGGAGGAGGGCCAGCTGCTGGCCGCCCGCGACGACATCGACGCCATGGTTACCTACAACGTccgccccgcccaccaccaGCCGCTGCGCGCCTTCTGCTGCAGCCTGCTCAA CTGGGTGCAGGACAGCTGCAGTGCTCTGCAGGAGAGGGAGTATGAGAGCTCCTGTAAGGTGTGGACTGGGACAGAGGTGCTGGGGATCTTCCACGGCCTGGGAATCACACCTGCCACCTTCCCCATGCTGCAG AAGCACCTGGTGGCCGTGCTGGAGAAGGAGGAGCGGGTGGGTGTGGTTAACGGGCGGGAGGACACGGTGCAGGTCCCCACAATCAGCTCCCCAACGCAGGCTGTGCTCAAGAGCCTCTTCATGGTGCTGGAGTTTCTGTTCCGCAACAACTGCAA GTTTGCAGAGGACTACCGCGTGGCGCTGCAGCAGACCTACGCCTGGACCACGCAGCCGGACCTGCCGGACGCCCACGGCTTCTTCGCCCGCCCCCAGCGCCGTCGCCGCAGCAACCGCACCAAGACCCTGGTGCACACGCTCAGCTTCTGGTGCCTGAACCCTGCTGTG GCTTTCTCAGACCTGACTGACTCGGTCCACACCATTGTCCTGACCTCCGGCACGCTGTCCCCCATGGGGTCCTTCTCCTCCGAGCTGGGGGTCCACTTCTCCATCCAGCTGGAGGCCAGCCACGTCATCAACAGATCCCAG gtgtgggtggggacggtgggggcggggcctcagggCCGGAAGCTGTGCGCCACCTTCCAGCACGCGGAGACGTTCGCCTTCCAGGACGAGGtgggcgccctgctgctgcgcGTGTGCCAGACCGTGGGCCACGGGGTCCTCTGCTTCCTGCCGTCCTACAAG atgcTGGATAAACTGCGCGATCGCTGGACTAACACAGGCCTCTGGGAGAAGATGGAGGAGCGGAAGACTGTGATCACTGAGcccaggggcggggccaagggCGACTTCGACGAGCTGCTGCAGACCTACTACAGCGCCATCCGGAGTCCAGGGGACAGGG agggggcgctgctgATCGCTGTGTGCAGAGGGAAGGTCAGTGAGGGGCTGGACTTCACGGATGACAACGCCCGCGCCGTGGTGACCATCGGAATCCCCTTCCCCAACATCAAAGACCTGCAG gtggagctgaAGATGAAGTATAATGACCAGCACTGTAAGGCCCGGGGACTCCTGCCCGGCGGCCGCTGGTACGAGATCCAGGCCTACCGCGCCCTCAACCAGGCACTGGGCAG GTGTATCCGACACAAGAACGACTGGGGTGCTCTTATGCTGGTTGATGACCGCTTCAGGTGTAACCCCAACAAATACATTACAG GTCTGTCCAAGTGGGTGCGTCAGCTGGTGCAGCACCACAACACCTTCAGCGACGCCATCCAGTCGCTGGCGTCATTCTCGCagtgccagcagggggcagcggcGAGCCAGGCGAAAGGGCCCGGCCCTGAGCCCTGCTCCgctcccctgccccctccctcgaGCTGTCCTGCCGTGTGCCCGCCTCCCCAGCTCGAGCAACGGGCCCCCCCTACGGCAGTAGCCCCCCCCACGGGGAGACAAACCTCAG gtGACCCGGCGGCTTCGGACGACGGTCACGCACGCGAGCGACGCCGAGCGCCACGCCCGGCCCgcagggggggggcgagcgaggGCGGGGCTCGGGCCCGGGCCCCCCCCTCGTCGCCGCGGCCCGTCCACCCCTTCTTCACCTCCACGCCCGTCTGCACTCCCTTCAGGACGCCCCTGTTcagggccggggcggggccggactgcgggcggggcggggcccccCGCCCGAGGGACAGCGGGACGGATCGGGCgggaggggccaggggaggCAGCCCGACAGCAGACAGGGATAGGGGCGGGGACTGTGGGGggcaggaaggggcggggccagatcCATCGTGTGCAGACTTGGGTCTCTCTCCTGTGAGGGCTCCCCCTTGTGGCCAGCCCCAGACAGACACCAGCGCGGTGACCGTCCTCGAcgaagaggaggacgaggatCAGTCCGTGTGCTTCACGCCAGAGATGtttgaggatgaggaggaggaggaggaggaggtggcggGTGATAAAGAGGAGGATAGACCACCTCCACCCAACCAGGTTCGCCCCGGGGCAGAACCAGACCCCCCAGGCctgtctctgcccctctctgacGGGGCGGTCCGGGCGTTGTCCGAGGACCTCTTTGGGGGCGGGCCGGCCACTCCCCCGGCTGTTGCTGATGCGGTTGCCGCGGTATCTGTTGCCGCGGTATCGGGGCAGGCCGGCGTGAGGGATAGCTCGGGACAGGAAGCCCCCACGCAGCAGCCGGGCAGGGAGGCCAATCGCAGGACACACAGGCTCTCCAGGTCTAGACAGAAAGGTGTTCCCCCGTCCGCAGGTAAACTCACCTCttacttcccctctctctccccagccaGCCCCTCCCACGTCATCCACATAGAAGATTAG